TGGAATCGATCGGCAACCCGCGCAAATTTTCTCGCCTGGCCCGGCGCCTGGCCAGGACCAAGCCGGTCATCGTGGCCAAATCCGACGCGACGGGCCTGGGCCTGCCTCCCGGCCACGCGGTCCGCACCACCCTGGCCCCGCCCGAGGCACTTGACGCGATGATGCGCCAGGCCGGGGTGATCCGCGTTGAGACGATCGAGCAACTTATGGACGTCGCGCAGATCGTCTCGAGCCAGCCGCTGCCGAAGGGGCCGGGTATCGCCGTCTTCAGCAATTCGCGGGCCCTTGGCAAGGTCGTTGCTGACAGTGCCGCGGCCCAGGGCCTCGGTGTGGAGCGGATCGTTACCGACGTCGACCTCGACGCCGGGATGTCCGTGGCGCTGCCCGCGCTGCGGCACAGCCTGCAGGAGATCCTCACGGCGGACACCGTCCACACCGTGATGGTCGCCCTGCTCCCGGCCCACGGCCTGACCGTCGAGAAGATCGCCGAAGTGCTGGCCGAATGTTCGGTGGCGGCGGGCAAACCCGTGGTCGCGGCGTTCAGCGGGCTCCTTGACCCCTCGATCTACGTTGAAGGGATGGTCGGAGCCGACGCGGGTCCGGCGGCGGTTCCCTGCTTCTCCAACCCCGGGACGGCAGTGGCGGCGCTTAGTGCCGTGGTCCGTTACGCCCAGTGGCTCGACCGGGACCAGGGATTGTTCACGGAGCCGGAGGGCTGCGACCCCGAAGGCACCCACGAGGAGCTCGAACGCCTGCTGGACGGGGTGGGCGGTGAGCAACTGCTCCGGCTGGACCCGGACACGGCCGCCAGCCTGCTGGCCCGCTACGGTATCCGGGTGGTGCCGTCGGTCGGCTTCGACACCGTCGAACAGGCCCTCGCGGCCGCGGACCGGCTTGGCTGGCCGGTGGCCCTGAAAACAACCGACCCTGCGCTGCGGCACCGGCTGGACCTGGGCGGGGTGCGCCTGGACATCCAGGATGCGGACTCGCTGCGCCGCAACGTACTGGAGATGCGCAAGTCGCTGGAACGCTACGGCTCGCCGTCGCTGGAGGTGCAGACCATGGCGCCGGTAGGCCAGGCGTGCACCTTCCGCGCCATCGAGGACCCGCTGCTGGGCCCCGTGGTTTCCTTTGGCCTGGCCGGCGATGCGGTCAACCTGCTGGACGACTGGGCCCACCGGGTGCCTCCGCTCTCCGGCTCCGACCTGCATGATTTCATCCGGTCCCCCCGTGCCTCGCGCAAGCTCTTCGGCTACCAGGGATTGCCGGCCGTGGATGCGCGGTCCCTGGAGGACCTCGCGGCGCGGCTGACCAAGCTCAAGGACAACCACCCGGAAATCGCCTTGGTGGACTTCAACCCCGTGCTCGCCGGGCCGGACGGCGCGGCCATCCTCGCTGCCGACGTCCGGATCGCGAATGCTGCCCAGCGCACCGACAGCGCCCGGCGGGCCATGCGCAGCTGACGGCCCGGGAGCCGGTGCGGGGGAGTGCCGGCGCCACGGCGGCGGCGGCGCCCGGCCGGCAACGGGTTAGCATGTCCCCAGCCGATCTGTGAAAATGGGGACCATGAGCTTTCAGTCTCCGACACCCAAGCCCCAGGCGGCAGTATCCGGACGTCCGGGCGCGCACCATCAAGGCCTGCATGATCACAGCGCGCAGGGTCAAAGCCTGGAAGGGGCACTGCAGCAGGCCGGTTTCTACCCCCGGCTGGTGGCCGACGTCGTCGCCGATGCACTTGACGGCCGTGACTGCGTGGCCCACCTGGTGCACCTGGAGACGCACTTCGACCGCGCCGAAGTGCGGCGCCACATTTCCGTGCTGGTCCTGACCGAGGACATGCTCGTCATCACCCATGTGGATGACCAGCAGCTGGACGAGGCCGGGGAACAGATCGTGGCCCAGGTCTCCACCGAATCCGTTCCGGTGACACAGATCCGTTCCGTGCTGCTCAGTTATGTGTACGCCCAGCCCCAGGACTACAAACCGTCGGATCCCGTGCGGGAGTTGACCCTGTCCATCGCCTGGTCCGGCGGCCAGCGCCTCGACATGGGACCGGCGAGCTGCGGCGACCCGCAGTGCGAGTCCGACCATGGCTACAGCGGCACCATCGCCCAGGAAGACATTGTCCTCCGGATCAGCGCCGAGGCCGACGGCCTGCAGGCTGTCCAGGACGCCAAGCTGTTCGCCCGTGCCCTTCGCGCCGTGAATACCGGGTCCACGGCCCCGGTCCCGCACACCGGTTCGGGACTTCCGCCGCGCCCGCGTATGGGCGTGTTCGGCAGCCGCACCAGCCGCGGCCACCAGCGCTGAGATGGCACCGGCCGGCACCCCCCAACCCCTGTCCTCCGCCGCGGCCCTTGCGCAGAACCTGCCCGCGGCCCCGGCGTTCGGTGAGCGTTCCATCGCCGAAGTGCTCACAAGTGCCGCCGCCAGCCTGGGCGTGCCGGGTTTCGAGAACCGGCTCAAGTTGCCGGCTGCGCAGCGTGTTTGCGTTGTTCTCGCCGACGGGCTGGGCCGAAACCTGCTGAAGCAGAAGTCGGCGCACACACCGTTCCTGCGCTCCGTCATGCAGTCCGGGCAAGGCGAGGTGCCGGTCTGGCTGGACTCCGCATTTCCGTCCACCACCGCGGCGTCGCTGGCCAGCTTCGGCACCGGCCTGGCCGCCGGGCAGCACGGCATGGTGGGCTACGACGTGCTGGACCCGGATCAGGACCGGGTGGTCAATATGCTTGGCGGCTGGGACGCCGGCGTCGACCCGCAGCGGTGGCAGCCGTTCCCGACGGTGTTCGAGCAGTCCGCGGACCATGTGGACGTCACCACAGTCAGCCTCCCGAAGTTCAGTGACTCGGCCATGACCCGCGCTGCCTTGCGTGGCGGCCGCTACGTCACTGCCACCACCGCGCAGGCCAGGACCGCTGCCGCCGCCGAGGCGATGGCCGGATCGGGACGGTCCCTGATGTACTTCTACGTCAACGAACTGGACAAGGCCGGGCACCGCTACGGCTGCCAGTCAGCGCAGTGGGAGCACCAGCTGGAGGAACTCGATGCCACCGTCAAACGGCTGAGCGCCACCCTGCCGGCAGGCACCACCATTGTGCTCACGGCGGACCACGGCATGCTTGACGTGCCGCAGTCGCAGCGAATCGATTATTCCGCCGACCCCGAACTTGTGGCCGGTGTCCGGCACACGGCGGGGGAGCCGCGGATGGTCCACCTGTACCTGGACGACCAGGTGGGCGACGCCGGCCGGTTGCGGCTGGTTGAGGCCTGGCGGGCACGCTTCGGAGAGCGGATCTGGGCGTTTACCCGGGCGGAAGGCATCGCCGCGGGACTCTTTGGTGAGGTCCGGGCCGAGGTTGTTCCGCGGATCGGGGACGTGATGATCGCGGCCAGGGACGCCGTGGCCTTTTATGACACCCGGCGGGTCCGGCCAACGGCCCTTGAGGTGGTGGGCCAGCACGGTTCGCTGACAAAAGCCGAACGTGAAGTCCCGCTGCTGTGTTTCCAGGCGGACGGACGAAGGGCCCACCGCGGCTGACTGCGCGGCCAGGGCCCCGCGCCGGGGGCACCGGATCTTCCGGAGAAGGCCTAGTCCCCGCGGGCACCGAAGACGATGTCATCCCAGCTCGGGATGCTGGAGCGTTTTGGCTTTGCCGGCTGGCGCTCCGGTTGCTCGGCGTCGCGGTCATCGCG
This genomic window from Arthrobacter sp. EM1 contains:
- a CDS encoding nucleotide pyrophosphatase/phosphodiesterase family protein, with protein sequence MAPAGTPQPLSSAAALAQNLPAAPAFGERSIAEVLTSAAASLGVPGFENRLKLPAAQRVCVVLADGLGRNLLKQKSAHTPFLRSVMQSGQGEVPVWLDSAFPSTTAASLASFGTGLAAGQHGMVGYDVLDPDQDRVVNMLGGWDAGVDPQRWQPFPTVFEQSADHVDVTTVSLPKFSDSAMTRAALRGGRYVTATTAQARTAAAAEAMAGSGRSLMYFYVNELDKAGHRYGCQSAQWEHQLEELDATVKRLSATLPAGTTIVLTADHGMLDVPQSQRIDYSADPELVAGVRHTAGEPRMVHLYLDDQVGDAGRLRLVEAWRARFGERIWAFTRAEGIAAGLFGEVRAEVVPRIGDVMIAARDAVAFYDTRRVRPTALEVVGQHGSLTKAEREVPLLCFQADGRRAHRG
- a CDS encoding GNAT family N-acetyltransferase, with amino-acid sequence MVDQPAEGVYPEYWEADVVLRDGGTAHLRPIHPSDSDAVQAFHVGQSQKSIYMRFFAFKSKLSAKELKRFTEVDYKDRVALVITVGGEIMGIGRYDRLDDPADAEVAFNIADAHQGRGIGSILLEHLAAAARENGIRKFSAEVLPENRKMLMVFSDAGYDVKRHFDDGVVSLEFNIDPTDKSRAVMESREHRAEARSIQELLAPSSVAVIGASRKWGTVGYQLLEHIIEGGFTGPVYAINPEAFELAGMLSFARLAEVPGPVKLAIIAVPYAEVPKIVAECGAAGVKGIVVATSGYADDGERGLARQRELVRQARANGMRVIGPASLGIVNTNPAVSLNASMAPTLAGRGGLGLFSQSAAIGVSLYAASSRRRVGISTFLSAGNRADVSGNDMMQFWEDDADTTAVGLYLESIGNPRKFSRLARRLARTKPVIVAKSDATGLGLPPGHAVRTTLAPPEALDAMMRQAGVIRVETIEQLMDVAQIVSSQPLPKGPGIAVFSNSRALGKVVADSAAAQGLGVERIVTDVDLDAGMSVALPALRHSLQEILTADTVHTVMVALLPAHGLTVEKIAEVLAECSVAAGKPVVAAFSGLLDPSIYVEGMVGADAGPAAVPCFSNPGTAVAALSAVVRYAQWLDRDQGLFTEPEGCDPEGTHEELERLLDGVGGEQLLRLDPDTAASLLARYGIRVVPSVGFDTVEQALAAADRLGWPVALKTTDPALRHRLDLGGVRLDIQDADSLRRNVLEMRKSLERYGSPSLEVQTMAPVGQACTFRAIEDPLLGPVVSFGLAGDAVNLLDDWAHRVPPLSGSDLHDFIRSPRASRKLFGYQGLPAVDARSLEDLAARLTKLKDNHPEIALVDFNPVLAGPDGAAILAADVRIANAAQRTDSARRAMRS
- a CDS encoding DUF5998 family protein — protein: MSFQSPTPKPQAAVSGRPGAHHQGLHDHSAQGQSLEGALQQAGFYPRLVADVVADALDGRDCVAHLVHLETHFDRAEVRRHISVLVLTEDMLVITHVDDQQLDEAGEQIVAQVSTESVPVTQIRSVLLSYVYAQPQDYKPSDPVRELTLSIAWSGGQRLDMGPASCGDPQCESDHGYSGTIAQEDIVLRISAEADGLQAVQDAKLFARALRAVNTGSTAPVPHTGSGLPPRPRMGVFGSRTSRGHQR